A DNA window from Ornithobacterium rhinotracheale DSM 15997 contains the following coding sequences:
- a CDS encoding ABC transporter permease has translation MLIFERDTWSEIYHALEKNKTRTLLTMVGVAWGMLLFVFLLGVVNGLSNGFDKELKGTSTNSLFIWTQQTSVPYDGFGRGRTFRFQLSDIDALKKEFKEIKIITPRQRNNASVVHQAKNGNYSIFGDFPEQNKIFVKKILKGRYITQKDIENNAKVAVISDRLIDELYDKGSNPLGTTLQINGVSFKVVGVYSGDSKGGIDSGSTVTIPFATFNQIFNQGNNVGLIVINIDDYADIKKAETQIKDFLKTRHHIAPNDTQALGSFNLGEMFGKMFRFMQGLEFLTVVVGFFTLLAGVLAVSSILLITVKERTQEFGIRRALGAPPSQIVSQILIESSVITFFSGLIGIIAGTAFLASINTYVANSEDNDIPFVNSSIDIKILLGAFVLVLVMSLLAGLIPALRAIAIKPIDALREE, from the coding sequence ATGTTGATATTTGAACGAGATACTTGGAGCGAAATTTACCACGCTTTAGAAAAAAACAAGACACGCACGCTGCTCACCATGGTGGGCGTAGCTTGGGGCATGTTGCTTTTTGTGTTTTTGCTTGGTGTGGTCAATGGCTTAAGCAATGGTTTTGACAAGGAGTTGAAAGGCACAAGCACCAATAGCCTTTTTATCTGGACACAGCAAACGAGCGTTCCCTACGACGGATTTGGGCGTGGAAGAACATTCCGTTTTCAGCTGAGTGACATCGATGCTCTAAAAAAGGAATTTAAAGAAATAAAAATCATCACGCCTCGCCAGCGAAACAACGCAAGCGTGGTGCACCAAGCCAAAAATGGGAATTATAGCATTTTTGGAGATTTCCCAGAGCAAAACAAAATCTTTGTCAAAAAGATTTTAAAGGGCAGATACATCACCCAAAAAGATATTGAAAATAATGCCAAAGTTGCCGTGATAAGCGACCGCTTGATCGACGAACTTTATGACAAAGGGAGCAATCCGCTGGGCACCACCCTTCAAATCAACGGGGTAAGTTTCAAAGTTGTGGGCGTATATTCTGGCGACTCCAAAGGCGGGATAGATAGCGGGAGCACCGTTACCATTCCATTTGCCACCTTCAATCAAATCTTTAACCAAGGAAACAATGTGGGCTTAATCGTGATCAATATCGACGACTACGCCGACATCAAAAAAGCAGAAACGCAAATCAAGGATTTTCTAAAAACACGCCACCACATCGCGCCCAACGATACACAGGCACTTGGCTCATTCAATCTGGGCGAAATGTTTGGTAAAATGTTCAGATTTATGCAAGGTTTGGAATTTCTAACAGTCGTCGTGGGCTTTTTCACACTTTTGGCGGGCGTTTTGGCCGTGAGCTCGATTTTGCTCATCACCGTCAAGGAGCGCACACAAGAATTCGGAATCCGCCGAGCCTTGGGCGCACCGCCCTCCCAAATCGTGAGTCAGATTTTGATCGAAAGTAGCGTCATCACCTTTTTCTCGGGGCTTATAGGCATCATCGCAGGCACCGCATTTTTAGCGAGCATAAACACCTATGTCGCCAACTCCGAAGACAACGATATCCCGTTTGTAAATAGCTCTATCGACATCAAAATATTGCTCGG
- a CDS encoding ABC transporter permease, with translation MFDIDRWAEIWASIRSNKLRTFLSGATIALALFVFITLFGLSKGLQNGFEEQFLPPNMMTIEVYTNYTTLPYKGKQPNRYIQLKKSDYQFLQELLKDRIEIVLPHISQMVSARNFSEFGNYNLIGTTSKEKKASDLKIISGRFLDPLDNQSIEKNVVIGRLVEKDLFKNKSAVGENIQLGNTLYKVVGVYSSEEGDDKERYIYLPINTYHVIYGTQNIDNFTLYPLPNSSLDELHDIAQEVEKELKIKHSVSPDDTRGVRAYDPKDALDSTNMFFYVFTIIVLVIGIGSLISGMVSIANMMVFSVKERTKEIGIRKALGATPFNIISLILQEALAITFLFGFIGIFMGMLLTYSVKDSLQDYMIYNATVESSRIVLAAIILLISGLLAGFIPARKAAKIKPIEALNSN, from the coding sequence ATGTTTGATATAGATCGCTGGGCAGAAATCTGGGCTTCGATTCGGAGCAATAAATTAAGGACATTCTTATCGGGTGCTACCATTGCATTGGCATTATTTGTATTTATCACGCTTTTTGGACTAAGTAAAGGTTTGCAGAACGGTTTTGAGGAGCAATTTTTACCACCCAATATGATGACCATCGAAGTTTACACAAACTACACCACCTTGCCCTACAAAGGCAAGCAGCCCAATCGCTACATTCAGCTTAAAAAATCGGATTATCAATTTTTACAAGAATTGCTAAAAGACCGAATAGAAATCGTTTTACCACATATTTCTCAAATGGTATCAGCCAGAAATTTCTCGGAATTTGGAAATTATAACTTAATCGGGACCACATCCAAAGAGAAAAAAGCCAGTGATTTAAAAATCATTTCTGGGCGTTTTCTCGATCCGCTCGACAATCAGTCGATTGAGAAAAATGTCGTAATCGGCAGATTGGTAGAAAAAGATTTATTTAAAAACAAATCTGCCGTGGGCGAAAATATTCAACTTGGAAACACGCTTTACAAAGTGGTAGGCGTGTACTCAAGCGAAGAAGGCGACGACAAAGAACGCTATATTTACCTGCCCATCAACACCTACCATGTGATTTACGGAACGCAAAATATCGATAATTTCACCTTGTATCCTTTGCCAAACTCAAGTTTAGATGAGCTGCACGACATTGCACAAGAGGTGGAAAAAGAATTAAAAATTAAACACAGCGTTTCGCCAGACGACACACGCGGAGTCCGAGCATACGACCCAAAAGATGCACTCGATAGCACCAATATGTTTTTTTATGTTTTTACCATTATCGTTTTGGTCATTGGGATTGGTAGTTTGATTTCGGGCATGGTGAGTATTGCCAATATGATGGTCTTTAGCGTAAAGGAACGCACCAAGGAAATCGGCATCAGAAAAGCCTTGGGTGCTACGCCTTTTAATATCATCAGTCTTATTTTGCAAGAGGCCTTGGCAATCACCTTTTTATTTGGATTTATCGGGATTTTTATGGGTATGCTACTCACCTACTCTGTAAAAGATTCGTTGCAAGATTATATGATTTACAACGCCACAGTAGAGTCTTCACGCATTGTGCTAGCCGCCATAATTTTGCTTATTTCTGGCTTATTGGCAGGTTTTATTCCCGCTAGAAAAGCCGCTAAAATTAAACCTATTGAAGCCTTAAACAGTAACTAA
- a CDS encoding ABC transporter ATP-binding protein, which produces MIDIQDLNKSYQMGKNSLHVLKGIDLHVDKGEFVAIMGSSGSGKSTLLNIIGMLDEHDTGTYDLDGVRIEKLSEKKAAHYRNKFLGFIFQSYNLINFKNVVENVALPLYYQNMSRKKRHEIAMHYLDKVGLVPWAKHMPNELSGGQKQRVAIARALAANPKLLLADEPTGALDSVTSQEVMRLIQQINDEGKTILMVTHEDDIAHMCKRIVRLKDGVIIEDEKINQVRV; this is translated from the coding sequence ATGATTGATATACAAGATTTAAACAAGTCCTACCAAATGGGCAAAAATAGCCTACATGTACTAAAAGGCATTGATTTACATGTAGATAAAGGCGAATTTGTAGCCATCATGGGTTCGTCTGGCTCGGGAAAATCCACGCTGCTCAATATCATTGGCATGCTTGATGAACACGACACAGGCACCTACGACTTAGATGGAGTGCGCATCGAAAAACTAAGCGAGAAAAAAGCCGCACACTACCGAAACAAGTTTTTGGGCTTTATCTTTCAATCTTATAATTTAATTAATTTTAAAAATGTGGTGGAAAATGTGGCACTCCCACTCTATTACCAAAATATGAGTAGAAAAAAACGCCACGAAATCGCTATGCACTATCTCGACAAAGTGGGCTTGGTGCCTTGGGCTAAACACATGCCCAATGAGCTCTCGGGCGGACAAAAACAGCGTGTTGCCATTGCGCGTGCTTTGGCTGCAAACCCTAAATTGCTCCTTGCCGATGAGCCTACGGGTGCGCTAGATAGTGTAACCTCGCAAGAAGTGATGCGCCTGATTCAGCAGATTAATGATGAGGGCAAAACGATACTTATGGTAACGCACGAAGACGACATTGCACATATGTGCAAGCGGATTGTGCGATTGAAAGACGGTGTGATTATAGAAGACGAAAAGATTAACCAAGTACGTGTGTAA
- a CDS encoding NAD-dependent succinate-semialdehyde dehydrogenase, with the protein MKSINPFTQETIYEHAELSEAEIIEKIESANVAQPAWNNISLKKRKKIFKKLAEVLEENAYEWGRTISEEMGKPITQSIAEINKCAWVCRYYASNAQKLLKSKHTKTEAQKSYVRYDPLGVILGVMPWNFPFWQVIRFAVPTLMAGNTVLLKHASNVMQSAKNVEKAFELAGLPENCFINLPISSKAVEGIIRHPMVKGVSLTGSKAAGAAVAKVAGEEIKPSLLELGGSNALVVFEDCDIKEAVKTVVNARFQNTGQSCIAGKRLLVHEKIAEKFVAKLQKKVEELVVGNPLEDKTYLSVMARESLAEELEKQMNDSVEMGAKILIGGTRHEAFFAPTILTHVTPEMPVFYEETFGPLLACTTFKTDDEALELVNNSEFGLGASIFTEDKKRIKHFIKNIKDGAVFINEMVKSDPRLAFGGTGISGYGRELAENGIKAFVNEKTVYIA; encoded by the coding sequence ATGAAATCTATCAATCCATTTACACAAGAAACTATTTACGAACACGCTGAACTTTCTGAGGCTGAAATCATTGAAAAAATCGAATCAGCCAATGTCGCTCAGCCTGCTTGGAACAACATTTCGCTCAAAAAACGCAAAAAAATCTTTAAAAAACTTGCCGAAGTTTTAGAAGAAAATGCCTACGAATGGGGAAGAACCATCAGCGAAGAAATGGGAAAACCCATCACACAATCCATAGCCGAAATCAATAAATGTGCGTGGGTTTGCCGCTACTACGCAAGCAATGCACAAAAACTTTTAAAATCAAAACATACCAAAACCGAAGCTCAAAAATCGTATGTGCGCTACGACCCGCTTGGAGTAATTTTAGGCGTAATGCCTTGGAATTTCCCATTTTGGCAAGTTATCCGTTTTGCTGTGCCTACGCTCATGGCAGGAAACACTGTTTTGCTTAAACATGCAAGCAATGTGATGCAAAGTGCCAAAAATGTGGAAAAAGCATTTGAATTGGCAGGCTTGCCAGAAAACTGCTTTATCAATCTGCCGATTAGTAGCAAGGCGGTAGAAGGCATCATTCGCCACCCAATGGTAAAAGGCGTGAGCCTTACAGGAAGCAAAGCCGCAGGTGCTGCCGTGGCAAAAGTGGCTGGAGAAGAAATCAAGCCGAGTTTGCTCGAGCTAGGTGGCTCCAATGCCTTGGTGGTTTTTGAAGATTGCGATATCAAAGAAGCTGTGAAAACGGTAGTAAATGCGCGTTTTCAAAACACGGGACAAAGTTGCATTGCAGGAAAACGACTTCTAGTCCACGAGAAAATTGCCGAAAAATTCGTTGCTAAATTACAGAAAAAAGTAGAAGAACTCGTTGTGGGCAATCCGCTTGAAGATAAAACATATTTAAGCGTTATGGCTAGAGAAAGTTTAGCCGAAGAGCTTGAAAAACAAATGAATGATTCGGTGGAAATGGGCGCAAAAATCTTGATCGGTGGCACTCGTCACGAAGCCTTTTTTGCCCCGACTATTCTCACCCATGTTACGCCAGAAATGCCTGTTTTTTATGAAGAAACCTTTGGACCACTCTTGGCTTGCACCACTTTTAAAACCGATGACGAGGCGTTAGAATTGGTCAATAATTCAGAATTTGGGTTAGGTGCGAGTATCTTTACCGAAGATAAAAAACGAATAAAACATTTCATTAAAAACATCAAAGACGGTGCTGTTTTCATCAATGAAATGGTAAAAAGCGATCCGCGTTTAGCCTTTGGCGGAACCGGCATTTCGGGTTACGGAAGAGAGCTTGCCGAAAATGGAATTAAAGCATTTGTAAACGAAAAAACCGTTTATATTGCCTAA
- a CDS encoding DUF302 domain-containing protein has translation MKKIIILALSFFMLTACNNSSKNPTMNTVESKFPFEQTLETLKNEIKAKDMGIMQVIRHDELAQKNGLEINPTAVIIFGNPKVGTALMQESPAIAYELPLRFLVYEKDGKTFVLYKSPKEYESLGIKENKPVLDKMQNALQSIAEKVQ, from the coding sequence ATGAAAAAAATCATTATATTAGCACTTAGTTTTTTCATGCTTACAGCGTGCAACAACTCTTCTAAAAATCCAACTATGAACACTGTGGAATCAAAGTTTCCGTTTGAGCAAACGCTTGAAACTTTAAAAAATGAAATAAAAGCTAAAGATATGGGCATTATGCAAGTAATTCGCCATGATGAATTAGCTCAAAAAAATGGTTTAGAAATAAACCCAACTGCCGTAATTATTTTCGGGAATCCCAAAGTGGGCACCGCTCTCATGCAAGAATCTCCAGCCATAGCCTATGAATTGCCTTTGCGCTTTCTGGTTTATGAAAAAGACGGAAAAACTTTTGTTTTATATAAATCGCCTAAGGAATACGAAAGTTTAGGCATCAAAGAAAATAAACCAGTGCTAGACAAAATGCAAAATGCTTTGCAATCTATCGCTGAAAAAGTACAATAA
- a CDS encoding T9SS type B sorting domain-containing protein: MKLRYFLMFLFTGSLIWAQNKYPNDCVNYIQVCGNKNISLDVGGVGIRQEIDDRNFCNSHEHNSLWVKVTIKKSGNLGFILRPASRDIEEDYDFWVFGPNPTCYNLGGILRCSTTNPMGAGLYNNFTGLKPSEKDTYEGPANRGNSFVKDIQVKTGESYFIVIDRPHGNSAFTLEWTGDAEIENPMEEVTLNLNLENISLCDPENDGVETFDFESLNQKVTTDTTGLKFSYYASESDATIKNNPLNKHSKIRSGKYWCRVENIATGCFELVNFLIDLEGVKLSPATSTYCLNGKESVNVDLTSFSLSNQEGLKYTYYTRQDDLDNQRNSIQNPEKFVLKKNTKIYVHAQKSSCENNSFIELNVPENPSVKMLEEQVCLNTLEDGKIDLTLYESKINNRKVSFSFFSSKENLEQNKKINNPNQTPINLGKNVFFVKVENEHCSTTTTLTILANDAPKISTVEQSFEYCPEEFPIQISAQDGFARYVWDNKKEKQTLEVSKAGKYSVKIYNEKGCFTEQFFTIKQKKAPEISNIIYENYQIKILSNNTEELLYRINNGKWQEENSFKDLAPGVYQFYIKFKNGCMSAPKEFEFIKLNNVITTIKDGKNDYFYVPKINKGKYKNLKIYNRYGKVIYENPLKQAVKWEGKNLPQGDYWYILQIDDAIYKGNISIINYKK, from the coding sequence ATGAAGTTAAGATATTTCTTGATGTTTCTGTTTACGGGCTCCTTGATTTGGGCTCAGAACAAATACCCAAACGATTGCGTAAACTACATCCAAGTGTGTGGAAATAAAAACATTTCGCTAGATGTTGGAGGTGTGGGTATTCGTCAAGAAATTGACGATCGAAATTTCTGTAACTCCCACGAACATAATTCACTTTGGGTAAAAGTCACTATCAAAAAAAGCGGAAATCTGGGATTTATTCTCCGTCCTGCGTCAAGGGATATAGAGGAAGATTACGATTTTTGGGTGTTTGGTCCCAATCCTACTTGTTATAATTTAGGCGGAATCCTCCGTTGCTCCACAACCAATCCCATGGGAGCAGGCTTATACAACAACTTTACAGGATTAAAACCAAGTGAAAAAGATACTTACGAGGGACCAGCTAATAGAGGCAATTCGTTTGTAAAAGACATTCAAGTAAAAACGGGAGAAAGCTACTTTATTGTTATAGATCGCCCACACGGGAATAGTGCTTTTACACTTGAGTGGACGGGCGATGCTGAGATAGAAAATCCAATGGAAGAAGTTACTCTAAATCTAAATTTAGAAAACATCAGCCTTTGTGATCCTGAAAACGATGGCGTAGAAACTTTTGATTTTGAATCTTTAAACCAAAAAGTAACTACCGACACCACAGGACTGAAATTTTCTTATTATGCCAGCGAATCCGATGCCACGATTAAAAATAATCCATTGAATAAGCATTCCAAAATTAGAAGTGGCAAATATTGGTGCCGTGTGGAGAATATCGCAACGGGCTGTTTTGAATTAGTGAATTTTTTAATTGATTTGGAGGGCGTAAAACTTTCGCCCGCGACCTCCACCTATTGCTTAAATGGGAAAGAATCTGTGAATGTAGATTTAACGAGCTTTTCGCTCAGCAATCAAGAGGGACTAAAATATACCTATTACACAAGGCAAGATGATTTAGATAACCAAAGAAACTCTATCCAAAATCCTGAAAAATTCGTTTTAAAGAAAAATACCAAAATCTATGTACACGCCCAAAAAAGTAGTTGCGAGAACAATAGTTTTATTGAATTAAATGTCCCCGAAAACCCATCGGTGAAAATGCTTGAAGAGCAAGTTTGCCTCAATACACTAGAAGATGGCAAAATTGATTTAACTCTATATGAATCAAAAATTAACAACAGAAAAGTCTCTTTTTCTTTCTTTAGTTCCAAAGAAAATTTAGAGCAAAATAAAAAAATTAACAACCCAAATCAGACACCTATAAATTTAGGTAAAAATGTATTTTTTGTAAAAGTGGAAAACGAACATTGTTCCACCACTACTACTCTCACGATTCTTGCCAATGATGCCCCTAAAATTTCAACCGTTGAACAATCTTTTGAATATTGCCCAGAAGAATTTCCAATTCAAATTTCGGCACAAGATGGTTTTGCTCGCTATGTTTGGGACAATAAAAAAGAAAAACAAACGCTAGAAGTGAGCAAAGCGGGAAAATATAGTGTAAAAATCTACAATGAAAAGGGCTGTTTTACAGAACAATTCTTTACAATTAAACAAAAGAAAGCACCTGAAATTTCTAATATCATTTACGAAAATTATCAAATTAAAATCCTTTCAAACAACACAGAGGAATTGCTCTATCGCATAAATAATGGCAAATGGCAAGAAGAAAATTCGTTCAAGGATTTAGCCCCTGGCGTTTATCAGTTTTATATTAAATTCAAAAATGGGTGCATGTCTGCACCAAAAGAATTTGAGTTTATTAAATTAAACAATGTTATCACAACAATAAAAGATGGCAAAAACGACTATTTTTATGTGCCAAAAATCAATAAGGGAAAGTATAAAAATTTAAAAATCTATAACCGATACGGCAAAGTGATTTATGAAAACCCTCTGAAACAAGCTGTAAAATGGGAAGGTAAAAATCTTCCGCAAGGAGATTATTGGTACATTTTGCAAATCGACGATGCGATCTATAAGGGAAACATCTCTATCATCAATTATAAAAAATAA
- a CDS encoding M15 family metallopeptidase, which translates to MKNNILPLLLVFGLSAQVGCQQKNDTNNAAKNIEIQNFVEVQKAKDTLTFVKPQTNYKDYLVGRTNFAKDSAFVLVPSKYCNKQTYLRKETYEAFLKMHQAAQKAGFNLLIVSGARNFQHQKNIWERKWKANANLTPKERAKKILLFSSMPMSSRHHWGTDVDLNSLNNSYFESGKGKQLYQWMQENAGKYGFCQVFTDKKGGRTGYEMEKWHWSYMPLAKQLLKDYNKQITTKDFKGFLGSETADSVRIIKDYVNGINTCED; encoded by the coding sequence ATGAAAAATAATATACTACCACTATTGCTCGTTTTTGGATTGAGTGCTCAAGTGGGATGCCAACAAAAAAACGATACAAACAATGCTGCAAAAAACATCGAAATTCAGAATTTTGTAGAAGTTCAAAAAGCAAAAGATACGCTTACTTTTGTCAAACCACAAACCAATTATAAAGATTATTTGGTCGGGAGAACTAATTTTGCTAAAGATTCTGCTTTTGTTCTGGTACCGTCTAAATATTGTAATAAGCAAACTTATTTAAGAAAAGAAACCTACGAAGCTTTTTTGAAAATGCACCAAGCAGCACAAAAAGCGGGATTTAATTTGCTCATAGTTTCGGGGGCGAGAAATTTTCAGCACCAGAAAAATATTTGGGAAAGAAAATGGAAAGCCAATGCTAATTTAACACCGAAAGAACGCGCCAAAAAGATTTTGCTTTTTAGCTCAATGCCTATGAGTTCGCGACACCATTGGGGGACAGATGTGGATTTAAATTCGCTGAATAATTCTTATTTTGAAAGCGGAAAAGGAAAGCAACTCTACCAATGGATGCAAGAAAATGCAGGAAAATACGGGTTTTGCCAAGTTTTTACCGATAAGAAAGGCGGCAGAACGGGCTACGAAATGGAAAAATGGCACTGGAGCTATATGCCGCTTGCCAAACAGCTTTTAAAAGATTATAACAAACAAATCACGACCAAAGATTTTAAAGGGTTCTTAGGAAGCGAAACCGCAGATTCGGTGCGAATCATCAAAGATTATGTAAATGGAATCAACACTTGCGAAGATTAA